catatatgctatTATTAAATTCTTGCTACGTTTTCATTGGCATTACACGTTGCAATTTTTCGCACGTGGAATTTTGTAATAATGTCGAGTGGCCGCTTGATTGCTGCAGCAGTGAGGGGGTAGGGTGGGTGTTGTGAAGTGGGTTGAGGTATATTTTGTTTGGCGTGAACTGTAGCTGTGGCTActgctggtggctgctgctgctgctgctgttgattaaATTCCGTTGATAGCGTTAACGTTGTCATGTTGGTTGTGATTTTTCCGGCTGACCTCtgctgtatttgttgctggttgttgttgttgcttatcgTTAACGCTGATGCTGGCCAATTTTCAGGGCCTCTTTTGATGGGCatattaataatgcaaacaGCGCTGACGAATTTAATAACATTGCGAGCGGCAAGAGTTTGGCACTAGTAGCGCAAATTGTGAttgtattgtaaataatttaaaaccaaAAAGTTCGAGTGGGTGCTGCTGCGCCTTGATTTATGTCATGGCCACTAAATACATCAAAACTAAGTCTGGAGAGCGCACTGATATATATagacaatatttttatatacttggTGACgcgcaaacaaattgtgtgctcatatttatatttagttggtTTAGCAGATTTATTAagaagcaagcagcagctactcaCAGATCAACTGTGAGTTATAGTCGCGTCGCTCAAATCGATATCTATAGCACTGATTTATACAAACAAATCGGACATATATCTGGGCATGCCTACCGCTTGTCTATGGCATtgttaatgaaaatgtaattatGTTTTCATTGCGATGTGTGTGACAGGGCGCATGTTAGATAAATAAGCCCAAGTTACTGCGATAAGCGATGCGCTCATTTGATTGCTGTTTGGAGTGGGTCAGTGGGTGGTTTTGCGGGTTTTTGTGGGGGGAGTTTTGGGCAGGTGCATGTGTCCATAGCACGCAATCGAACACAATATGCATGTTGTCTACAGCTGTGATAGCTACACATTTAACATGCGTACACATAACAAATTGATGTGTACAGTGAAGCTTCAATAATGCAATGAAGATAAATGGAAAAAGGAATTGACGCTGCGAATGAAAAATGAACAGACTTTCCATTAGCAATTTGGCAGTCACAAGAGCACAAAAGActtttcacaaatattttgtaaataaattatataaatttcaatgatTGTTCAATGAATCAATAGATCAGACCTatactataatttatttaaattgtaaaacgATGTTGAATGCTTCAGCTTAGTATAGAAAATGAACTTAGATGAGTCTCAATACCAACCCAATCGAGTTCCATTCAAATCCCACACCCAACAAACATTAGATATTctaaaatttcttaaattaacTAATATATAGCACCTGGTATAATTTAAACTAGACTACCTTacctatataaatatatatataaatgtgaaTATAtctaagaatatatataattcttatTAGTgcgattatttttatttatttatatatttaatgtcaatTATGGACAGTCGatgataaaagaaaaggattatatatattatagcttatagattgggagacccaacattcgttgcaaggattggggaaaacccaataAGGTCTGGGTGAGTGTTGattattaatagttatatattttatatttatactcaATGTATTGTAAAATCTGAGCTGAAGGCCTCTGCTGCCATAGCCCAAACTTCAACACTAGATcttaatttagttgcttaaaAGATTAGCACATCGAATCTTCACTGTATCTATGGCTATGGCTGATTGAATTGCGTTTCCTTTgggcataaatatgcaaaatgttgctattgctatttgaTTTGCTCTCAGCTTTGCCTATATTTGTAGCtcatatatgcattaaatcGTCCATTTGTGTTGTTCATTGTTCttgtgctttgctgctgctgctgttgacaggcaactttgtgttgctgctacgtttgttgctactgcttgggttgctgttgatgtttgctctgctctgcgctgttgttgctgcttgttaaatttaaactctCAGCAGCTATTTGAGCTGTCTTTTGTCTGCTGAAGGTGAATTTATGGCGCACACATGTCGCCTCTAGccaacaaacagacacacagagCACCTCAGAGTGAAATGCGCTCTCAGTTGGCTGCTAGTTTGCCTCGTTACACAGATTCAGATACACAGCAGCCCAGAGTATGTGACATATGTCGCGGCTGAGATGCCAAAAATAGACGCAGTTCGAAATGTAGGGGGCAATTTTCAAAACGTCGCTCTCACGATCTTTTACTAatgtgcgctctctcgctctctctctctctctctctcttatagATTTGACGTACTCAAGTGAATACTCAAGCGCAAGGAGAACTCAAGCAACGccaagcaataaaatcaagAGACGAACACGACGATTAATCATAGATAAATCCTAGCAAAGCGTTTATACTACATGCGTTTTAGACTAGACAcggtgacaacaacaatatcaactttagctacacacacacaagcaacaaacacatacacgcacaacACACTTCACTAGCTCTTTCTCTATAACTCTCTCTCGGCTTTTGGAAGTTGCAGTCTCGTTTACTACGTAGCGAGATTCGcctgaaatttgaatttttgcgctACCCCACGTGTTAAGCAAAACAGCCTCAAGATTCTGCCCTTCGGAGCCAACTTTCGTCTGGAGACGACACCAGCTGAGATGCACAAGATCACAGCAGCGCCGGCTCCGGCCGCAGCGCCAGCTGGTGCGCTCGAAGCGCCGCTGGGAGCGCCCAAATATGGAACACTGATACCCAATCGTATCTTTGTGGGCGGCATAAGGTAAGCGTTAATCGATAAACGAATATCGAAAACAtatcaaacaattaaatgtttagttGTGCATTCTAtagcataaaattgcataactATTAATTGTTAGacttatcgatactatcgattacTTATAAACACTTTCGTACTTGCAGCGGCGATACCACCGAAGCGGATCTAACGCGTGTCTTCAGCGCCTATGGCACCGTGAAGAGTACAAAGATTATTGTGGATCGTGC
The DNA window shown above is from Drosophila busckii strain San Diego stock center, stock number 13000-0081.31 chromosome 3L, ASM1175060v1, whole genome shotgun sequence and carries:
- the LOC108600894 gene encoding protein boule isoform X7, which encodes MHKITAAPAPAAAPAGALEAPLGAPKYGTLIPNRIFVGGISGDTTEADLTRVFSAYGTVKSTKIIVDRAGVSKGYGFVTFETEQEAQRLQADGIT